The Cytobacillus sp. NJ13 sequence TGAGATTATGGAAAAGGAACATATTGACATCGAATATAAATACTTTTTTGGCGACCTTGTCCAAGTCAAGGGGTATGGTTCGGATCTTTTCAAAATAGTAGGCTTCAGGACGGAAATTTGGAGATACAAAGAAGATGCATGGGAAGATGTTATATATGAGCTTTCGAGAATAAATGACGGGGAATGGCTGGAGGCAGGCGAGGAAGAGCTGACACTCGTTGCGGATGCTGAAAGTGCAGATGCTTTTATCCAGAAGCTGGGACTCCTTTATATGATCAACAAAAAAGAAAAGCTGCCTGAATTAAAGGAATCCGCTCATTCATTCCGCAAGGCAGAAAAGGAATTGCTTGAAGGCATAAAAGAAAGAAAAGTGCTGATTGATGGTTTGCTTGATATATATAATGATTATCGTATTCTTTTTGAAATGTTTCAGGATGATGAGTATAAGCATATCATGCGGGTTATACTCAGAAAACTTAAGCATATTGCCAATAATGATGATAAGAGCACTGTTTAAAAACAGCTCAGTGGTTTAAGCTCTTTTTAGAGCCAAGTGATTAGGAGATACAGTAAAAACGGGATGCCAAACCATATGACCAGCTTAAACCAGGCATTTAATAGATTGCTATAAAGATTTATGATGGAGCTTTCTTCACGATTGACATCTTCTTTAATTATTAGGGCCAGTCTGGATATACTTGACATGTCGCTCCTCCTCAATTACTGAATAAAATGGATCCTTATTAGCTGCTTATCCTATATGTATGTCCTTACTAGAGAAAAATGCACTGTAAGACAAAATAAAGAATTACTTTTCTGAAAGTTGTTTTGCATGAATCCAGTCAGTGCTTCATACATTTTGTACAAAGGGGGCGTTGCTGTGAAGGAAATAGAGGTAGTAATAGATACGGAAGAAATTGCTGAGTTTTTCTTTCATGAGCTGGCAAAAAGAGGTTATGTTCCTACTGAAGGAGAATTGGATGAACTTGCAGATATCACATTTGAATACCTCCTGCAAAAGTGCATCATTGATGAAGAAATTGAAGACGACTAATATAGAAAAATGACGAGGAAAGGTGCTCGTCATTTTTTTGCGGAGCAGCAGGAGCATCAAGCACATACATATTCTGAAACATCGAATAAAAGCACACATCATCTTTCAAGAAAACGCTTAGAAATGATAAAGCAAATTCCGCAAATATAAAAAATATCCGGCAGCACATCAAAAAAATGAAACTTTTCTTGTTATGAGCACGTATATCTAAATGAAACAAGTGCTTTGTGTTATATATAGTAAAGACTGCCGGAAATGTTTAAAAAAGTTGGCCGGCTTGAAGGTAAATCTTCAATTGGGAAAGAAATAAAATAAAAAAAGAACTAGGGAGAGAAGCATATGTCATTTTTTAATAAGGTCCTGGCAAGTGTGGGAATTGGATCGGCAAAAGTCGATACGAAACTTGAAAAGGATTCAGCAGCCCCAGGTGAAGTCCTCAGAGGCGTTGTCGAGATTACAGGGGGAAGCACCGAACAGAAAATCGATGATATTTATCTTTCATTGAATACTACTTATATTAAAGAATCAGATGATAAAAAATATACAGTCTCCGGTTTGATTGACCGTTTCAGGCTTGCTCAATCCTTCACCCTGGCTGCGAATGAACGAAAGGAGATTCCATTTACCTTTAACCTTCCAGCTGACACACCTTTGTCTTTTGGGAAAACAAAAATTTGGGT is a genomic window containing:
- a CDS encoding YozD family protein translates to MKEIEVVIDTEEIAEFFFHELAKRGYVPTEGELDELADITFEYLLQKCIIDEEIEDD